In the genome of Prunus dulcis unplaced genomic scaffold, ALMONDv2, whole genome shotgun sequence, the window TCCAACTCTCGTTCGATAATCTTGTTGGGCTCCAGATAGTCGACCCCGAACAGAGTCTTCTTAGGCACGCCCACCGGTATCCTGGGCTTCTCCTGATGGATGATTGTCACCCTCGGTCGGGAAGGACCGGCAACGCTCTCACCACGATCGGAGGTGGAGGCTTCCGGCTGATGCTCAAAAAGGCCGACGTGGGTACCATCTTTATAGACCACGGCCAGGGGTAGCGGTTGCCTCGTCATAAGCCCTTTGCCGATGCCATGGGCAGGGAAGGAGTTCACCTCCTCACCGAGTATCTCAACGTCGGTGTCTTCTCCACCCTCGGCACCGAGGCTCACGGCCCCGCTGGTCGTGTCCCAGTCCGGTGACTCCCTATCGAACGCGTTGGGCTCACTGCTGAACGGCGACTCGCTAtcagacatctacaaaaaaaaaaaaggaagggaaGCTAAGGCCCATGCCACAAACTACCCTACCGATGCCTACATCGCTACCTATGGCCACTAAACTACCGAAAGGAAATCCTACTTAACGTTCGGCTAGCCTATGCCGAGAAATGACATATAATAAAGTAAAGAAAGAGTATATTGGGGGTTACCGAACGGTATCTTACCTTGGGTAGCGCAATATGAACTGGGTGCCGATCGAAAACTTCGGAAATCGCCCTGTGTACCGTAAACTGGGTGCCGATCGAAAACTTCAGAAATCGCCCTGTGAATCGTCTGGATTACCGTTAACTCTCTTCGAAAATCGCCCGCACAAAGCTCTCGCGTCAactctcaaatgcaaagtgagTCTTGCGTCCAGAGCaatctctatttatagggagagaGCTGCAATGGTACGCCTCGAAAAGCTAAACGGCTCATGAATGCGCCGTCAGGCCTGGCTTCGCTAGCCACGTGTCGCCCGGCGAATGGCGATGCTGACTGCACGCCAGGCAcggaagacgaagcgtctctgcaCGCCAGGcacagaagacgaagcgtctctcTGCCCTCTCACCTCTCAGCTTCGACGACCCCTCAGGTCCCAGGGTAATCTCTTCCGAACGATGGCCCCCGAAAGGATCGACACAAGCATCCTCTCCTCCCCCCAAACGAGCTCACCGAACGGCAGGGCACCTTCGAACTGCCATAGAGAACtaaattcccttccgaaggaccttcggaagagaacttgggggactactgtttatacctGGAATAAATGACCTACGACCTCCAAACACGTGGACAGGATCGTTATTGATCATGGACGACCTTCGGCATAGTGCCTACCGATCGGCTCCTTTCTAGTCGTTACTCTAccggacacgtgtcatgctcacaatccgcttctacagtcccacatcggaaatatgagcaCAATGCACGCCTCCCGAGGCTATATAAGAAGACCCCTATCCTCAAAAGAAAGGGGAGaaaaaccaacggtacgctaccgcttgatctgtcaACTAATATTACTAAAATTGTACTTACTAAAGCATCGGaaagccttcggccggtaccacaccgatatcccaaggtcttaccgaacgtgtccttttgcaggTACTTACCCTTCTGAGggcagacacctgccgaaggcataatatcactaagttggcgAAACACGTGCCGAACCACTTTTTTGCATCAACATTTGGTACAGGTGGCCCAGCTCTCTCACACCTTTTTTTTGCTGACGACTCACTTATGTTTCTCAAAGCAACAGAGAATAATTGCCAGATGATTGTGGGAATCTTGGACTCTTATTGCACGGCCTCGGATCAGCTtgttaattttgagaaatcaAATATGTTCTTTAGCCCAAACACACCTTTGGAGGTGAAAGATAGGTTGAGGGCTATTCTAAATGTCACCATATCTGAGGATCCGGGCAAGTATCTTGGGCTTCCAACCTTATGGGGCAGATCGAAAAAGATGGCCTTGGCTTTCGTAAAGGAAAAAATTCTAGGGAAAATCTAGGGATGGAAGCATGGCTTACTTTCTCAAGCTGGCAGAGAGGTCCTGATTAAGTCTGTTGCCCAGGCCGTCCCGTCTTACTCTATGTCTGTTTTCCTCTTACCGAATGGTTTATGTCAGGAGATTGATAGTATTTTGGCAAATTTCTGGTGGGGTCAATCTCAgcaatcaaataaaattcattggaTTAGTTGGAAGAACCTTGGCATGCCTAGGAATGAAGGGGGAATGGGCTTCCGCAACCTGAAGGATTTTAATGTTGCCTTGTTGGCAAAACAAGGGTGGAGGATGGTGATGAAGCCTCATGCTTTTTGGGCTCAACTGCTAAAAAGTAAATATTTCCCAAATGGTGATTTTCTCCGGGCCGGGAAGGGGGCTAAGTCGTCCTGGGCTTGGTCTAGCTTGCTGGTAGAAAGGAATATAATCATGAGAGGTGCTAGGTGGCAGGTTCTTGATGGTAGCCGTGTCAATCTTTGGACTGATAAGTGGATCCTCGGGTGTTCTGAGCATGCTCTGCAATCAAGCCATCACAGCCTGGTGGATTTGGAGGCAAAGGTTGAGACTATTATTGACTGTCAATCTCGTGAATGGAACTCGGAAGCTATTGGTGGTATGTTTTCACCAAATGACACAAAAATTATCAGAGCCATGCCTTTGGGTGATGGCTGGGAGAAGGACAGGCTTATCTGGCCTCTAAACCAGACGGGTAGTTACACTGTCAAATCTGGCTATAACATGATACACATGGCTCACCTTGATACTCCGGTCGGACCTTCCAGCTCAAGAGTTTTAGATAAGGCTCTATGGAAGCTGGTCTGGGGCTCTCAGATGGTCCCAAAgttaatgaatttttggtgGCGAATTGTTAGGGGCTGCCTGCCAACAAGGTATGCTTTGTTCAGGAGACACCTTGGCACCTGCCCATTATGCCCTATTTGTGGGGAGTTTCCGGAGTCTGTTGAGCATCTTTTCCTCCTCTGTAATTGGGTCCAGCCTGTATGGTTTGGAGGTCCTTTGAACTACAGGATAAACAGGCAGAGTATTACTTCTATGAGTAAATGGATGATGCAAATTTTGAAGATTTCGTAGAGTTTGGGATATGATCGGAAGTGGCTAATTTCCCAAATTGTTTACACTTGCTGGAGTATCTGGAAGAGCCGTTGCTCTGCAGTTTTTGATGATATTAGTGTGTGCCCTCACCGTACCTTACTAGTGGCCAAAAATTTGATCAATGATTTCAATCTTGTGCGGTGTCCTCCTGGGGATGCGATTTTGGAGGAGGATACTGATGATGGCCAAAGGGTGGTTAGATGGTTGCCTCCACCCTCCCTTTTCtgtttacaaaataaatattgatgCATCTTGGGTTAGTACTACTCTGCAAGCTGGTCTGGGAGTTGTAGTGAGAAATTCTGCCAGCAACTTTATAGGTGGTTGCTGCGTTACTAGACTTGCTTCTTCGGCAATCGAGGCTGAAGCCCATGCTGCTTTAAAAGGGGTCAAGCTGGCTGCTGAAATGGGGCTTCCAAACGTGGTCTTTGAATCTGACTCAAAGGAACTTGTTCAATCAATTAAAGGAAATATTTTGAAAGGTAGGTGGATGATTTATCCTATCCTATCAACTATTCGGCGACAATGTAGCagttttatttcttgttcttGGCACTGGGTCCCTCGAGGGGCAAATCGAGCAGCGGATGCTGCAGCTCAGCGAGCTAGGCGGAGGATGTGCGATAAAGTTTGGGCTTCCAGACCCCCATCCTCTCTGGTTTTTGTGTTGCAAGCTGATGGACTTCCTTGCCCCCCGCGGTGCTAGGGAGTTTTGTGCTGGAGGCGGACGGGCTCCCCATTTGGAGGCGTCATAGTTACTGGTCTCTAGTTGTGTTTCTTCTAGCCGTTGttcgtttttcttttgctgttgctgctattgtttccttttctttctgtcTTTGGTTTTTGTCTGTTTCTCCCCTTGTTGTCTGTCTTTCATTTTTGAATGAAAGTTTctcttgaccaaaaaaaaaaaaaaaaaaagacgtgGGTAATTCGGTATGTATGGACATCCCTTTGTCCACATGGGACATGTCACATGGCATCCTACTATTGGCGTGTAAATATGTGCTCTCACAGAACACTTGAACAAACGATTACTATTCTAGAGAATATAATTTGCCAAATTGGAGACCGATTTGGAAATGGATTGGGCACAGTATCACAGGTTTTGGCACACATCAAATTTCTAGTGCCACTCAATCTCTATTTTGACGTACCCGAATTCCCATTTCATGACTACAATtgatgaataaaataaaataaaaaaataaatacaaactcttttttttttattttatagaaattccatattgcattcataattcaattaaaaaatatacgAGTTACagggccaatacaaactagccacaaatgACCATTGCAATAACGGAACggtctaacatcaaaattaagacaatctaGTGCGCATCCATTAATGATCACGCatgatcgaagaaactctgatATAAGCATCCCAACGAAGATTGCAAACTCAGAATaatcaaaaggaaaatttgcataaatgtCACTTGAACTTTTATGCTTGTGCAAAATTACCACCTgaacttataatttttattattaaccACCTGAATGTTACAGAGTGTTGCAATACACCACCTATTGCTAACTCTATTAAACTTTCCTTTAAGTTTAAGGGTATTTCTGTAAATTTTATATAACTGAAAAGcttaaaatttctaaaaataatataattataaatatattatttattcttGCATGTTCCAACACCAattatccaccactaccacctaGCTCCCTCCCCCACCCTCTGCATACACACTTTCATATCTCTCTCCCCATCTCCCCTCCCACTCTCGCCCTCccccaaatcaaaatttttttggggtaggttGTTGGAGAATTGAGTGATCAAAAGACAGATATATTGTTTGGCATATGGTAATCTTCGACAAGAATTGAAAGTATTTGCAGTATGGCTATAGGAGATGTtgtttcataaataaatattgcagaggatcatatatgaaaatattattcttcttcgatggagagagagtgagagagagggggtGGGGAGAAATGAATGAGGGCGTATTAAGACATTACAGAGGGTGGGGGAGGGGACCATTGGGCAGTGCGTCATAATTGGTGTTGGAAGGGGTGAGGGGAAGTCGTAGGATAGTGAGGTTaggtttctatttttttttataattaatttattttataacatgATTATGTTCGTTTATTTAACAAATTTCAATGTTATAGTTATAGGGAATTGACAGAAATACCCTTAAATTTAAGGTAAGGTTTTACGGAGTTAGACGTAAGTTAAAAGTTTATGTGGTAATCACACACAAGTCTAAAAGTTCAGGTgatatttatgcaaatttccctaataaaaaagagataaggctggaaaaaaccaagccataacaatacaaataaaacttttaACAAAAGAGAGGTGAAAAACTCTTACAAAAAAGAGGTGAAAACTATACAGAAAACCCAAAGAATCTCTGtgacttattccaaacataaaaaaatggcaaaaaagatggtggtggagatctgACGCCGAAACGCAGTTGTATGTGATGGTtggaggaaaatcataataaaacgaaaaaaaatatggaaaattttttgtctctgaaaatgagggaagaagagagggaggaagagaagaggggagaggggaggAAGAACAATAACTGCCTCCCTTCTCAAAGTGAAAACGGCTctagaagtgttttttttttttttttcctcagaAAGAGGGAGCTAGGGTCTTTTTTATGTCTGTCATGGCCATCCCCTAGAGAATTATTTTGCTTGTCTGCGggcacaaaaataaaataaatacagaCTTTAAAATGCCATAATAAGGAACAATATGTGAACTGGAAAATGGTTTCTAAAAATGTTCCAAGAGATGCAACTAAAATGACAAACACAAATACAACACAAAACTCTGAAACTAcatattttgagaaatttaaatttcaagtatgtctttgaaaattttaagtgGGCTTTTCGATATATACACGGTAGAATTTTAGTCTAAGTAAACTTTGTTTAACATAGGCTGCCTTCTCCGTATACAATTTCTTGATCAAATGGGCATAGAGATACTTTACCTTAGATGAttattcaattattattttttgataaaataGATGATTGTTCATTTTGATTACAAGACCAATATGTATGACTTGTTCCTATAGTTCAAGCTCATGCATAGATTGATAGATACCCAAAAAGAGAGAGGCCTATTATCATAACCTAAATAAACAAGGCCCAGTATCTATGGGTGTGCCAGTGGAATATCTTGCCTAGGAATCAAATGAGTCCGAAATCAGAAAATATTCACTCATGTATAGATAATAGATTTTGGGCTAGTTTGGCAATGTTCTCTAAGTGGGTTAAAAGCATTTTTTGCTGACATTTGGCAAAGATAGTAAAGTAAAAGTGCTGATAAGGATGCGAAAGGAGTCAAAAGGTACTGATATGCGAACAAGCGATCTAAAGTTTGTACTTTCGTGACATCTTATTAATATGTGGGTACGTGAGAAACTCCCCACTTCAAACTTCCAAACAAGCCATATGTGAAGTGGTATTTAGCTATCAAAAACTACAACTATTATATTGATTCAAGTGGCCAAAATTTAGAATTAGATAGGTGGCATGCACTTGGTTTAGTATTCATCTATCGGATGCACACTTTTAAGCTGTCATCTTGTCTAAGGTAGATACTCACGGCCAGCATTTAGCGTACAAAGCAGGGTTCCAAAGGATTCCACAATAAACAAGACAAATCTGATGGGTGTCATGTGAACTCAAATTTGACCACCATCCCCAATCAAAGGGCTATACTATTACTATAGCACtagcacaaaaacaaaaccgaGTTGATAATTAGTAGCAGATTGgtggtttgtttatatttaacGACAAAATCTAGCTCAGATTTCATTTgggttatttttcttcaagtcTTCAAGCAAGAAGACAGTGTCAAAGGCTTCAATAATTATACACCCCAAAACCCTAGAGCATTGAAAGGCCTAGAGTAGAAAAACTTGGgtaataaaataagaataccattgtttttctatttcagCCAATCACGGcatgtcaaataaaaaatttatcacaCGTAACATATCGTGATTCGccgaaaataataaaataggaTTATCTCTATCATACAACTGTTTCTCGGGCTAGAGAGGTAGGCTCCAGGCAAGGCAATATAGATTCAATATTTACTATGACCAAAACCAGATAAACTGCCAAATGATAGCTGAAAGCTGATAACACTGCATGGCTGATTTTGACCCCTTTTCAGCTTTTGACATCAACATCCAGGCTTCATTCAACTTCAGCCGTATCTTGGATTCTACTCAACCTCACAAAAGTGATTGGTTTTGGGAAACAGAGTTCTGCAAACTGCTACGCCGCCTAAACAAGCCTGAACAGTCTGAggccagaaaagaaaagactgGTGGTAATGGTGAAGAGAAAggagtttttttttagaagTAAAAGAGGTTTCCATATTTGGTGAAGCTTGTCAGCGTCACTTTTTTCTTGAGACTTTGCTTTCAGGAGATCGTCTGTGGTGCACCGGGTGCACCCGTACAGCCCATCACGtgggctttttttaaaaacaatgaaaaccgGTTGTTTTGGTTAACCAGTTCAGGTgatatttatgcaaatttccctaataaaaaagagataaggctggaaaaaaccaagccataacaatacaaataaaacttttaACAAAAGAGAGGTGAAAAACTCTTACAAAAAAGAGGTGAAAACTATACAGAAAACCCAAAGAATCTCTGtgacttattccaaacataaaaaaatggcaaaaaagatggtggtggagatctgACGCCGAAACGCAGTTGTATGTGATGGTtggaggaaaatcataataaaacgaaaaaaaatatggaaaattttttgtctctgaaaatgagggaagaagagagggaggaagagaagaggggagaggggaggAAGAACAATAACTGCCTCCCTTCTCAAAGTGAAAACGGCTctagaagtgttttttttttttttttcctcagaAAGAGGGAGCTAGGGTCTTTTTTATGTCTGTCATGGCCATCCCCTAGAGAATTATTTTGCTTGTCTGCGggcacaaaaataaaataaatacagaCTTTAAAATG includes:
- the LOC117612559 gene encoding uncharacterized protein LOC117612559 codes for the protein MAKGWLDGCLHPPFSVYKINIDASWVSTTLQAGLGVVVRNSASNFIGGCCVTRLASSAIEAEAHAALKGVKLAAEMGLPNVVFESDSKELVQSIKGNILKGRWMIYPILSTIRRQCSSFISCSWHWVPRGANRAADAAAQRARRRMCDKVWASRPPSSLVFVLQADGLPCPPRC